One window of the Ureibacillus sp. FSL W7-1570 genome contains the following:
- a CDS encoding metallophosphoesterase encodes MDKVFAIGDIHGSYQLLDKVLDYWNPNEELLIFLGDYIDRGKDSLQVLRKVIELSKEYKVITLSGNHEQIFLNWLKKPKVMSEFYFDQKVGGASTIESFFSAMPHQPSMEDLSFEQMVEILKTNFADEIEFLKNLRLYYYWRPYVFVHAGINAGVDDFLETGSDEFLWIREEFTKVPHQAKEIVVFGHTPTIFLNEDGSSKVWISPCRKKIGIDGGGEIYKDGNIHGVRFQRNSSEIEVYSANGKGITTSHFTL; translated from the coding sequence ATGGATAAAGTATTTGCCATTGGAGATATACATGGAAGTTATCAATTGCTTGACAAAGTATTGGATTATTGGAATCCCAATGAAGAATTGCTAATTTTCTTAGGGGACTATATTGACCGTGGGAAAGACAGTTTGCAAGTATTGCGGAAAGTGATCGAGCTGTCGAAAGAATACAAAGTGATTACGTTAAGCGGGAATCATGAACAAATTTTCTTGAATTGGTTGAAAAAGCCGAAAGTGATGTCGGAATTTTATTTTGACCAAAAAGTTGGCGGGGCAAGCACCATCGAAAGCTTCTTCTCTGCCATGCCACACCAACCATCAATGGAAGATTTGAGCTTTGAACAAATGGTGGAAATCTTAAAAACGAATTTTGCGGATGAAATCGAGTTTCTTAAAAACCTTCGTTTGTACTATTATTGGAGACCATATGTTTTTGTCCATGCGGGGATCAATGCCGGTGTCGATGATTTTTTGGAAACGGGTTCGGATGAATTTCTCTGGATCCGGGAAGAATTTACGAAAGTGCCCCACCAGGCGAAAGAAATCGTCGTCTTTGGCCATACACCCACAATCTTTTTAAATGAAGACGGCTCAAGCAAAGTTTGGATTTCCCCTTGCCGAAAAAAAATCGGCATTGATGGCGGCGGAGAGATTTATAAAGATGGAAACATCCATGGAGTTCGTTTCCAAAGAAATTCCTCAGAAATCGAAGTGTATTCCGCCAACGGAAAGGGAATTACCACAAGCCATTTTACATTGTAA
- a CDS encoding MMPL family transporter has protein sequence MNFIRSITDKVSTKKGAWITVVIWLIVMIAISAGPRLSEYKTTNFQALPDDAPSIIAQNKLDEYFPDEQGTPGIYVFHKPDGEITADEVGKIIDGIKEADIDGIEAIVDITAMPPQALTAFMSEDKTTMIVPMNLEKDLGSSQYAEINDKATEVGTEIAEDLGVEFYITGPAGISGDTVKLFESADLKLLFATILIILVLLIVIYRSPLLALIPLLATVVVYQVVNQTVALLGAAGLEINNSTTSIMSILLFAALIDYSLFVFSRYREELNHHEDKFEAMKIAMRSTATPVLFAASTVLAAMIILIFAHFREYQNFAPIFATAMIIIMIAAITLVPALFALFGRKAFWPKVPKFGEASEVKHGIWGPIAKFVTTKPVLVGATVILFLIITGLNVFNIKYEFNMVKNFPEDLPSRVGFEIVEEKFNKGDLAQTTVLVTGEDLTFEDVQEIAQDFSGNEMIGSARASGVTDDGKYGKITISLNEDPYSVEAIDFIKEFREEHATYQLANDKEVELEYAGTTAKLVDEEDVNNRDIKVIFSLETLLILVLLLFLTRSLKMPIYMMATILISYASALGLGLFLLDVLFGYDAVSTRAPVYAFIFLVALGIDYNIIMVSRFLEERKFESVKNALEIAVRNTGGVISSAGVILAATFAALTTMPVIDLFVFGFIVAVGIIIDTFLVRGMLLPTLILFFEKDKKEA, from the coding sequence ATGAATTTTATTCGGTCAATTACTGATAAAGTTTCGACAAAAAAAGGCGCTTGGATCACGGTTGTCATCTGGCTGATCGTCATGATTGCCATCAGCGCCGGACCAAGACTCAGTGAGTATAAGACTACCAACTTCCAGGCTTTGCCGGATGATGCTCCATCCATTATCGCCCAAAATAAGTTGGACGAATATTTCCCTGACGAACAAGGGACTCCGGGAATCTATGTGTTCCATAAACCTGATGGGGAAATAACAGCCGATGAAGTCGGAAAAATTATTGATGGCATCAAAGAGGCCGATATTGATGGAATCGAAGCAATAGTTGATATCACTGCAATGCCTCCCCAAGCTTTAACGGCTTTTATGTCGGAAGATAAGACCACAATGATTGTTCCGATGAACTTGGAGAAGGATTTGGGAAGTTCCCAGTATGCGGAAATTAATGATAAAGCGACTGAAGTGGGGACGGAAATCGCGGAAGATTTAGGTGTTGAATTCTATATTACCGGACCTGCAGGGATTTCCGGGGATACAGTAAAATTGTTCGAATCTGCGGACTTAAAACTTTTATTTGCAACGATTCTTATTATCTTGGTTTTATTGATCGTGATTTATCGTTCACCGCTACTTGCGCTGATTCCTTTGCTTGCCACGGTTGTTGTGTATCAAGTGGTGAATCAGACAGTGGCGCTATTGGGTGCCGCAGGACTTGAAATCAACAACTCGACAACATCCATCATGAGCATCCTGTTGTTTGCGGCGCTGATTGACTATTCATTATTCGTATTCTCCCGCTATCGGGAAGAACTGAACCATCATGAAGATAAGTTCGAAGCAATGAAAATCGCCATGCGTTCTACTGCAACGCCGGTGTTATTTGCCGCAAGTACGGTGCTTGCCGCAATGATCATCCTGATTTTCGCCCATTTCCGCGAATATCAAAACTTTGCGCCAATCTTTGCAACGGCCATGATCATTATTATGATTGCGGCCATCACCCTTGTACCGGCTTTATTTGCGTTGTTTGGCCGCAAAGCATTCTGGCCGAAAGTTCCGAAATTCGGTGAAGCCAGTGAAGTAAAACATGGCATTTGGGGACCGATTGCGAAGTTTGTCACAACAAAACCGGTATTGGTTGGCGCGACAGTCATTTTGTTCTTGATCATCACAGGGTTGAACGTCTTTAATATTAAATACGAATTTAACATGGTCAAAAATTTCCCTGAAGACTTGCCTTCCCGTGTCGGTTTTGAAATCGTGGAAGAGAAGTTCAATAAAGGGGATTTGGCTCAAACGACCGTACTGGTGACAGGGGAAGATTTAACCTTTGAAGATGTTCAGGAAATCGCCCAGGATTTTTCCGGGAATGAAATGATCGGCTCTGCAAGGGCTTCCGGTGTAACGGATGATGGAAAGTACGGAAAAATCACCATTTCTTTAAACGAAGATCCATACAGTGTGGAAGCGATTGATTTCATTAAGGAATTCCGCGAAGAACATGCGACCTATCAATTAGCCAATGATAAAGAAGTGGAATTGGAATATGCAGGTACGACAGCCAAATTGGTTGATGAAGAAGATGTCAACAACCGGGATATCAAAGTCATCTTCAGTTTGGAAACTTTGTTGATTCTTGTCTTGCTATTGTTCCTGACACGTTCTCTCAAAATGCCGATTTATATGATGGCTACGATTCTGATTTCCTATGCCTCTGCATTAGGTTTGGGATTATTCCTTTTGGATGTGTTATTCGGATATGATGCGGTGTCTACACGGGCTCCGGTATATGCATTCATCTTCCTGGTGGCATTGGGAATCGACTACAATATCATCATGGTGAGCCGCTTCCTGGAAGAGCGGAAATTTGAATCGGTGAAAAACGCATTGGAAATCGCCGTCCGCAATACAGGCGGTGTGATTTCATCCGCCGGTGTCATCCTGGCAGCGACGTTCGCGGCGTTGACGACAATGCCGGTCATCGACTTGTTTGTATTTGGATTCATCGTGGCAGTCGGTATCATCATCGATACGTTCCTTGTTCGGGGAATGTTATTGCCGACACTCATTTTGTTCTTTGAAAAGGATAAAAAGGAAGCGTAA
- a CDS encoding C39 family peptidase, with the protein MKRRILNVQGHSQYHKEILPSYRNSACGPTTIYVILKYLLGIDYAKNVNDLYSLLGTTKIGLFRWRLIKNLQRYLGPEWIVQKCSLKEALRQIDEGRPAAAKFDKYFTFQWNSKPSFKYHWVPLIGYEIDDGELILIVHDNGGVNRDSQIRKVPYSKNSKVLSFVKIEPKIKQDTN; encoded by the coding sequence ATGAAAAGAAGAATTCTGAATGTTCAAGGCCATTCACAGTATCATAAAGAAATCCTTCCATCCTACCGGAACTCTGCCTGTGGTCCGACAACAATTTATGTGATTTTAAAATATTTATTGGGAATAGACTATGCCAAAAATGTAAATGATCTTTACTCCTTGCTGGGGACAACGAAGATCGGGCTGTTTCGTTGGAGGCTCATCAAAAACTTGCAAAGATATTTGGGTCCTGAATGGATTGTACAAAAATGTTCTTTAAAAGAAGCTTTGCGGCAAATTGATGAAGGCAGACCGGCAGCAGCAAAGTTCGATAAATATTTCACCTTTCAATGGAATTCAAAGCCTTCTTTCAAGTATCATTGGGTTCCTCTGATTGGGTACGAAATCGATGACGGGGAATTAATTTTAATAGTCCATGACAATGGTGGCGTGAATCGGGATAGTCAGATCCGAAAGGTTCCTTATTCCAAAAACAGCAAAGTGCTCAGCTTTGTGAAAATTGAACCGAAAATAAAACAGGACACAAACTGA
- a CDS encoding 5'-3' exonuclease, giving the protein MKLQPHLLVIDGMALLFRSFYATSVMGHYQYLPDGRASNGVQGFARHVLTAQSIVKPSHLAICWDMGTQTFRNELFREYKSNRSAPPEEMIPQFDMAKEVSEWIGWKNIGEIGMEADDCIGSIVEKWKEEAKITIISGDRDLLQLLNPATEIAFTKKGYSEYDVYTVERFKSEYAIEPHQFVDVKAFMGDSSDGYPGVKGIGPKTALQLIQKYGSVDGVLKNLEELKPGQRNKIAENMEMLKLSYQLASINKNVSIKASLDELTVPNYKAETFEHLASKGFTSIAKHAHSLMPIV; this is encoded by the coding sequence ATGAAACTTCAACCGCATCTTTTAGTGATTGACGGAATGGCCCTATTATTCCGTTCTTTTTATGCCACAAGCGTGATGGGGCATTATCAATATTTGCCGGACGGCAGAGCTTCCAACGGTGTGCAGGGATTTGCAAGGCATGTGTTGACCGCCCAATCGATTGTAAAGCCGAGCCATCTTGCCATTTGCTGGGATATGGGGACCCAAACTTTTCGCAATGAGTTGTTTCGTGAATATAAGTCCAATCGAAGCGCTCCACCGGAAGAGATGATTCCCCAGTTTGATATGGCGAAGGAAGTTTCCGAATGGATTGGCTGGAAGAATATCGGCGAAATTGGAATGGAAGCGGATGATTGCATCGGATCCATCGTAGAGAAGTGGAAAGAAGAAGCGAAGATCACCATCATAAGCGGGGACAGGGATTTGTTGCAATTGTTGAACCCTGCCACGGAAATAGCGTTTACCAAAAAAGGCTATTCAGAGTACGATGTCTATACAGTGGAACGATTTAAATCGGAGTATGCGATAGAACCCCATCAGTTTGTGGATGTAAAAGCATTTATGGGGGATTCGAGCGACGGTTATCCGGGTGTCAAAGGAATCGGACCGAAAACGGCACTCCAACTTATCCAAAAATACGGCTCCGTTGATGGAGTTTTAAAAAATTTGGAAGAATTAAAACCAGGCCAACGAAACAAAATCGCCGAGAATATGGAAATGTTGAAACTGTCTTATCAATTGGCATCGATCAACAAAAATGTTTCGATCAAAGCGAGTTTGGATGAATTGACTGTCCCAAATTACAAAGCGGAAACCTTCGAGCATTTGGCAAGCAAAGGATTTACATCCATTGCGAAACATGCCCATTCCTTAATGCCGATTGTTTAA
- a CDS encoding AarF/UbiB family protein, whose amino-acid sequence MSAINAILQILFVSIIIFFISGRLIGSNVNLFRRVLSVIISVSFTTFVFWYTYIRENPKYEDGVVSVATLLWIGSMLLISMLIYLFFELFDPIALDESAGRYAEKKTIFRKVINYWRYQKRLRTVVKAAVTNGITRTVKYARNRDTDKQLAIALRATLEESGGIFIKFGQVLSTRKELFSPVFTEELKKLQQKVSPMTYDEVTAILKENYSRDVDEIFSFFEEKPLAAASIGQVHRAVLRDTHEEVVVKLLRPQVKTIMREDLGILLEFADWITAKSQWAESMGFKALAEGFANSMKEETDFSIEARNMIQIRNILKNSKLNVKIPRVYEQYSNENILVMEYVKGVSIAELDKIEDQYYIDRSELARKLICSYLEQALVSGIFHADPHPGNIAVNPETGELILMDFGAVCRLSGQQLEGLKLFFIGIQQSDPSILYDAISLLIKNKDEIDRQELEQAIGQILLKISFVNKVPTDETIYSIFTVIREAGLQFYSQVSLALRVIVTLDGTLNMIDSNINIFEEAREFTNDYMKASIRKPFKEPVETMEKLQEELALLIPNLRKIPRRFDQLVRKIEDGKVTLHHDIFSDKTNAKFVTQLFSKFVLLMVGITFGIISTALLAISQFIETVYAIYLNTAAYLGLFLCSILLVRLSIQAIRDMKKRD is encoded by the coding sequence ATGAGTGCAATCAATGCGATATTGCAAATCCTGTTTGTTTCAATCATTATCTTTTTTATCAGCGGAAGGCTCATTGGTTCCAATGTGAACCTGTTTCGGAGAGTGTTGTCTGTCATCATCAGTGTCTCATTCACTACCTTTGTATTTTGGTATACGTACATAAGGGAAAATCCAAAATATGAAGATGGCGTTGTCAGCGTCGCGACTTTGTTATGGATTGGCAGCATGCTATTAATTTCCATGCTGATTTATTTGTTTTTTGAACTCTTTGATCCGATTGCACTGGATGAAAGTGCCGGACGGTATGCGGAGAAAAAGACGATTTTCAGGAAAGTGATCAATTATTGGCGATATCAAAAACGTTTGCGCACAGTGGTAAAAGCGGCGGTGACCAACGGAATCACGAGAACGGTCAAATATGCAAGAAACAGAGATACGGACAAGCAATTGGCGATTGCTTTAAGGGCAACCCTTGAAGAGAGCGGCGGCATTTTCATCAAATTCGGACAAGTGTTATCCACCCGGAAAGAATTGTTTTCCCCGGTCTTTACAGAAGAATTGAAAAAACTGCAACAAAAAGTTTCACCTATGACCTATGATGAGGTAACAGCGATTTTAAAAGAAAATTATTCCCGGGATGTGGATGAAATTTTTTCTTTTTTTGAAGAAAAGCCATTGGCGGCGGCTTCCATTGGTCAAGTCCATCGTGCCGTGCTGAGAGACACCCATGAGGAAGTGGTGGTGAAGCTTTTGCGCCCGCAAGTGAAGACCATTATGCGGGAAGATTTGGGCATTCTGTTGGAATTTGCCGATTGGATCACCGCCAAATCCCAATGGGCGGAGAGCATGGGATTCAAAGCATTGGCAGAAGGTTTTGCCAATTCAATGAAGGAAGAAACGGACTTTTCCATCGAAGCGCGCAATATGATTCAAATCCGCAATATATTGAAGAATAGCAAACTGAATGTAAAAATTCCAAGGGTTTATGAACAATACAGCAATGAAAATATTCTTGTGATGGAATATGTGAAGGGCGTAAGCATTGCTGAACTGGATAAAATAGAAGATCAATATTACATTGACCGGAGTGAGTTGGCGAGAAAACTCATTTGCTCCTATTTGGAACAGGCGCTGGTCTCCGGAATCTTCCATGCCGATCCGCATCCTGGAAATATTGCGGTGAACCCGGAAACGGGGGAACTCATTCTGATGGATTTCGGGGCGGTTTGCCGATTGTCGGGTCAACAGCTGGAGGGCTTGAAACTGTTTTTCATCGGAATTCAACAGAGCGATCCTTCCATTTTATATGATGCGATTTCACTGTTGATCAAAAATAAAGATGAGATTGATCGGCAAGAATTGGAACAGGCAATCGGCCAAATATTATTGAAAATTTCTTTTGTCAATAAAGTTCCGACAGATGAGACGATTTATTCCATTTTTACAGTAATCAGGGAAGCGGGACTGCAATTTTATTCCCAAGTCAGCCTTGCGCTAAGGGTAATTGTGACATTGGATGGAACCTTGAATATGATAGATTCCAATATCAACATTTTCGAAGAAGCGAGAGAATTTACGAACGATTACATGAAAGCTTCGATCAGAAAGCCGTTCAAAGAGCCGGTTGAAACGATGGAAAAACTGCAGGAAGAACTTGCGTTATTAATCCCGAACTTGCGAAAAATCCCAAGGCGATTTGATCAGTTGGTCCGAAAAATTGAAGATGGAAAGGTCACCTTGCACCATGACATCTTCTCGGATAAAACGAATGCCAAGTTCGTCACTCAACTGTTTTCGAAATTCGTATTATTGATGGTTGGAATTACGTTCGGCATCATTTCCACTGCGCTGCTTGCGATTTCCCAATTTATCGAAACGGTGTATGCCATTTATTTAAATACTGCGGCTTATCTCGGATTGTTTTTATGTTCCATTTTGCTTGTCCGATTGTCCATTCAAGCCATACGGGATATGAAAAAGAGGGATTGA
- a CDS encoding methyl-accepting chemotaxis protein produces MIQANYNTHRVHKINVVLTIILVFLICAPHVNEKGLEGSKLYVMAGTLILLVSILLYFLPINKYIKGLLISLIPSIVIITLFLMDGFTLGKHYIIILSIAMVTMYFKKELIIALGIFLDIAYLSIYILYPEKLIGANNNFVVIFFVMNAIVVLLYLLTRWGRQLIEDAYQKEFEAKELVSKLKETFSSVEQASDLLDEHITKFYSDIKSIYKSSKDIVQSAEQVGTGIQEEAGSVSVINDSMGQSVEKMDQIVTVAEEIMKKSENMNNKVREGWNKINQVTDYMDSVGTTISNTTITVSDLQESLERVNTLLGSIKEIADQTNLLALNAAIESARAGEHGKGFAVVAEEVRKLAEQSARITESIQVVTVELFTKSKEAQEKSAQGEMAITEGRRLLKEIAVYFDEIKDTFTDIYDSLLEERAEIEHAKNNFFTIQNQIETVTAISEENAAATEEIISTLENEHELLASINKSIAEIHELSKKLRKMTKS; encoded by the coding sequence GTGATCCAAGCGAACTACAATACGCACAGAGTTCATAAAATCAATGTGGTATTGACGATCATTTTGGTCTTTTTGATTTGTGCACCCCATGTCAATGAAAAAGGGCTTGAAGGAAGCAAATTATATGTCATGGCAGGAACACTGATTCTGTTAGTGTCGATTCTTTTGTATTTTTTGCCGATCAATAAATATATAAAAGGTTTATTAATTTCATTAATTCCAAGTATAGTGATTATTACACTTTTTTTAATGGATGGATTTACTTTAGGAAAACATTATATCATTATTCTGTCCATTGCAATGGTCACAATGTATTTTAAAAAAGAACTGATCATTGCATTAGGTATATTTTTGGATATAGCCTATCTTTCAATCTATATTTTGTATCCGGAAAAATTGATAGGCGCAAACAATAATTTCGTCGTCATCTTTTTTGTAATGAATGCCATTGTTGTGCTGCTTTATTTATTGACTCGATGGGGCAGGCAGCTCATTGAAGATGCCTATCAAAAGGAATTTGAAGCGAAGGAACTGGTAAGCAAGTTGAAGGAAACCTTTTCATCAGTGGAACAGGCATCCGATTTGCTTGATGAACATATTACGAAGTTTTACAGCGACATTAAAAGCATTTATAAATCGAGCAAGGATATTGTGCAATCCGCTGAACAAGTTGGAACCGGCATTCAGGAAGAGGCGGGCAGCGTGTCAGTCATCAATGATTCGATGGGACAGTCGGTTGAAAAAATGGATCAGATTGTCACTGTGGCGGAAGAGATTATGAAGAAATCGGAAAACATGAACAACAAAGTGCGGGAAGGCTGGAACAAAATCAATCAAGTGACAGACTACATGGATTCTGTCGGTACAACCATCAGCAATACGACCATAACCGTCTCCGATTTGCAGGAAAGTTTGGAAAGAGTGAACACGCTCCTTGGCAGCATTAAAGAAATAGCAGATCAAACCAATCTGTTGGCGCTCAACGCAGCCATCGAGTCCGCCCGGGCAGGGGAGCATGGGAAGGGATTTGCGGTTGTGGCGGAAGAAGTGAGAAAGCTGGCCGAACAAAGCGCACGGATTACAGAAAGTATTCAAGTGGTGACGGTGGAATTGTTCACTAAATCCAAAGAAGCGCAGGAAAAATCCGCCCAAGGGGAAATGGCGATCACAGAGGGAAGAAGATTATTGAAAGAGATTGCCGTTTACTTCGATGAAATCAAGGATACTTTTACAGATATTTACGATTCATTGTTAGAGGAACGGGCAGAAATCGAACATGCCAAAAACAATTTCTTTACCATTCAAAATCAAATTGAAACTGTAACCGCCATCTCTGAGGAAAATGCGGCAGCCACTGAAGAAATCATTTCAACTTTGGAAAATGAACATGAATTGCTGGCTTCAATTAATAAGTCCATTGCCGAAATTCATGAACTGAGCAAAAAACTGAGGAAAATGACAAAAAGTTAA